One window of the Prochlorococcus marinus XMU1411 genome contains the following:
- a CDS encoding DUF1350 family protein: MTFTKYQFNNFCYWPSNPKKVVEFIGGSYLASKPDLTYKRFIESLINKNYAVHAYKYTPQFDHQQLAIKAWRDFKNCRISLSNRIGGSIPSIRIGHSLGCKLHLISPDGGRNCEKFISISFNNFSANKSIPLLKQISQKLEFNSEFSPSPERTLRLIEKTYNQKNNFLIKFNSDELDQTDKLFSCLKARKEDNSQGVILKGTHTIIASAGLRENFLGDWADDEFKRNTIKKISNLIDESN, encoded by the coding sequence ATGACTTTTACAAAATATCAATTTAATAATTTTTGTTATTGGCCTTCAAATCCTAAAAAAGTTGTGGAATTTATTGGTGGAAGTTATCTAGCCTCTAAACCAGATTTAACTTATAAAAGATTCATAGAGAGTTTAATTAATAAAAACTATGCAGTACATGCATATAAATACACTCCACAATTCGATCACCAACAACTTGCTATTAAAGCATGGAGGGATTTCAAGAATTGTCGAATATCTTTATCCAATAGAATAGGAGGATCAATTCCTTCAATAAGAATTGGTCATAGCCTAGGCTGCAAACTTCATCTAATTTCCCCTGATGGTGGAAGAAATTGCGAAAAATTCATATCAATAAGTTTTAATAACTTCAGTGCTAACAAATCTATTCCATTATTGAAACAAATTTCTCAAAAATTAGAATTCAACAGTGAATTCAGCCCAAGCCCCGAAAGAACTTTGCGATTAATTGAAAAAACATATAATCAAAAAAATAACTTCCTAATAAAATTTAATTCAGACGAATTAGATCAAACAGATAAATTATTTTCTTGTCTTAAAGCAAGAAAAGAAGATAATTCTCAGGGGGTAATATTAAAAGGTACACACACCATAATTGCAAGCGCAGGACTAAGAGAAAATTTTTTAGGAGACTGGGCCGATGATGAATTCAAAAGAAATACTATAAAAAAAATTTCCAATTTAATCGATGAATCTAATTAG
- a CDS encoding 3'-5' exonuclease, translating to MDLSNKKELNQLDILQGQVISYPSEERVANQNKKIEKILILDTETTGLDENKDEVIEIGCILFDVSFKCVLSQVSFLFPVNNNEAEHVNGISAEVTNISQPWEDGLNFFLKLVDCSDFIVAHNVEFDKKWFGKGRLPNLNKKWICSLEDINWSFQKSLKTRPSVTDLALSFSIPVWNLHRALSDCIYISEVFKKCDNLDELLLKATEPRFLYKALVSYEDRSLAKNAGFKWNNPVQGAWSRKLTTDEAKNLDFRVEILN from the coding sequence TTGGATCTATCTAACAAAAAAGAATTAAATCAATTGGATATTCTTCAGGGTCAAGTTATCAGTTATCCCTCTGAAGAGAGAGTTGCTAATCAAAATAAGAAAATTGAAAAAATTTTAATTCTTGATACTGAAACAACAGGTTTAGACGAAAATAAAGATGAAGTGATAGAGATAGGTTGTATTTTGTTTGATGTATCTTTTAAGTGCGTGCTTTCACAAGTTTCTTTTTTATTCCCAGTTAATAATAATGAAGCCGAACATGTGAATGGTATATCTGCTGAAGTAACTAATATCTCTCAACCATGGGAAGATGGATTGAATTTCTTTCTGAAACTTGTTGATTGTTCGGATTTCATTGTTGCGCATAATGTAGAGTTTGATAAGAAATGGTTTGGGAAAGGAAGATTGCCTAATCTTAATAAAAAATGGATATGCAGTTTAGAGGATATTAATTGGTCTTTCCAAAAATCACTAAAAACAAGACCTTCAGTAACCGATCTAGCCCTATCTTTTTCAATACCAGTTTGGAATTTACATAGAGCCTTATCTGATTGTATTTACATATCAGAGGTCTTCAAAAAATGTGATAATTTAGATGAACTGTTACTTAAAGCTACTGAACCGAGGTTTTTATACAAGGCATTGGTTAGCTATGAAGATAGGTCTTTAGCTAAAAATGCTGGGTTTAAATGGAATAATCCTGTGCAAGGAGCTTGGTCTAGAAAATTAACTACTGATGAGGCAAAAAATCTTGATTTTAGAGTGGAGATTTTGAATTAA
- the hisS gene encoding histidine--tRNA ligase: MNNLKNLRGTIDLLPDQLIKWQNVEKILLEQLARASIKEIRTPILEMTELFIRGIGEGTDVVSKEMYTFLDRGERSCTLRPEGTASVARALIQNGLSSNLQKLWYMGPMFRYERPQAGRQRQFHQLGVEFIGYDSVRSDVEIIALAWDILGKLGIKELNLEINTLGDLNDRLNFQKSFLEWLEINKNSLDLDSQNRITKNPLRILDSKNIQTQKALENAPRLFNFLSEESHKRYSDLKKNLEVLKIPYVENFNLVRGLDYYTHTAFEITSGALGSQATVCGGGRYDDLIKQMGGPNTPAIGFAIGLERLILLAGKELEIPRNTDIYIINQGLIAESLAMDLSRKLRNYDLLVELDLSGASFSKQFKKANKLKSKSVIVIGDDEAVNGEFIIRLFDRSVNENEEEVISFGNDINLEKWINNNLLIKRCS; encoded by the coding sequence TTGAATAACTTAAAAAATCTTAGAGGAACAATCGACCTATTGCCTGATCAATTAATAAAGTGGCAAAACGTTGAGAAAATTTTATTAGAGCAGCTTGCAAGAGCATCTATCAAAGAAATAAGAACACCAATATTGGAAATGACCGAATTATTTATAAGAGGAATTGGTGAAGGAACAGATGTTGTTAGTAAGGAAATGTATACTTTCCTTGATAGGGGGGAGAGATCCTGCACCCTTAGGCCTGAAGGAACAGCCTCCGTTGCGAGAGCGTTAATACAAAATGGATTATCTTCTAATCTTCAGAAGCTTTGGTACATGGGGCCTATGTTTCGATATGAAAGACCTCAAGCAGGTAGGCAAAGACAGTTTCATCAGTTGGGTGTTGAGTTTATAGGATACGATTCAGTTAGAAGTGATGTTGAAATTATTGCTTTAGCTTGGGATATCTTAGGTAAATTAGGAATAAAAGAACTTAATCTTGAAATAAATACTTTGGGCGATCTTAATGATAGATTAAATTTTCAAAAATCCTTTTTAGAATGGCTAGAAATAAATAAAAATTCTCTAGATTTAGATTCTCAGAATAGGATTACTAAAAATCCCTTAAGGATTTTGGACTCTAAGAATATTCAAACACAAAAAGCTCTAGAGAATGCTCCAAGATTATTTAATTTTTTATCTGAAGAAAGTCATAAAAGATATTCAGACTTAAAAAAAAATTTAGAGGTTTTAAAAATACCTTATGTGGAAAATTTTAATCTTGTACGAGGTTTGGATTACTACACCCATACAGCTTTTGAAATTACTAGTGGGGCTCTAGGCTCCCAAGCAACTGTTTGCGGAGGAGGAAGATACGACGATTTAATAAAACAAATGGGAGGGCCAAATACCCCAGCAATTGGTTTCGCTATTGGTTTAGAAAGATTAATTTTACTCGCAGGGAAAGAGCTTGAAATTCCAAGAAATACTGATATTTATATCATTAATCAAGGCTTAATTGCTGAATCATTAGCAATGGATTTATCTAGAAAATTGAGAAATTATGATTTGTTAGTTGAATTGGATTTAAGCGGAGCCTCATTCTCTAAACAGTTTAAAAAGGCAAATAAACTAAAATCTAAAAGCGTTATTGTTATTGGTGATGATGAAGCAGTGAATGGAGAATTTATTATAAGGCTCTTTGATCGATCAGTTAATGAGAATGAAGAAGAGGTTATATCTTTTGGAAATGATATTAACTTGGAAAAGTGGATAAACAATAACTTACTTATAAAGAGATGTTCTTGA
- a CDS encoding TIGR02450 family Trp-rich protein — translation MKNYWTSIKPINGLRHFVLVNETKEKGNIIFLMVSVLDSEINLRATYEELINSGNWCEGWINLPKLQSITEEYFDYKSNNREECIDDVFINEDSLFNIS, via the coding sequence TTGAAAAATTACTGGACTTCTATTAAACCTATAAATGGATTAAGACATTTTGTTTTGGTAAATGAAACTAAAGAAAAAGGAAATATTATTTTTTTGATGGTTTCTGTACTTGATTCTGAGATTAACTTAAGAGCAACTTACGAAGAATTAATAAATAGTGGAAATTGGTGCGAGGGCTGGATCAATCTTCCAAAGCTTCAATCGATTACTGAAGAATATTTTGATTATAAATCCAACAATAGAGAAGAGTGTATTGATGATGTATTCATTAATGAAGATTCTTTATTTAATATTTCTTAA
- a CDS encoding chlorophyll a/b binding light-harvesting protein, whose translation MQTYGNPDTTYGWWAGNSGVANRSGKFIAAHVAHAGLIVFWAGAFTLFELSRFDPSVPMGHQPLIVLPHLATLGIGFDANGVAMGDTKPVLAIAIVHLVSSMVLAAGGLLHSLLLPGNLEDSDVARARKFNIEWDNPDKLTFILGHHLIILGFAVIAFVEWARVHGIYDPAIGSVRQVEYELNLAKIWNHQTDFLTIDSLEEVMGGHAFLAFVEITGGAWHIATKQVGEYTKFKGKGLLSAEAVLSWSLAGIGWMAIIAAFWSAANTTVYPTEFFGEPLQLKFSISPYWVDTVDLPDGEYTSRAWLANVHYYFGFFFIQGHLWHALRALGFDFKRVTNAISNIDSATVTLKD comes from the coding sequence ATGCAAACCTATGGAAATCCAGATACTACCTATGGATGGTGGGCTGGTAATTCAGGTGTAGCAAATCGCTCAGGAAAATTTATTGCTGCTCATGTAGCTCATGCAGGATTAATTGTTTTCTGGGCGGGTGCTTTCACCCTTTTTGAACTTTCACGATTTGACCCCAGTGTCCCAATGGGTCATCAACCTTTAATCGTTCTTCCTCATTTAGCAACTCTTGGAATAGGGTTTGATGCTAATGGCGTTGCGATGGGAGATACTAAACCTGTTCTAGCGATAGCAATAGTTCACTTAGTTTCTTCTATGGTTTTAGCAGCAGGTGGACTTTTACACTCTTTACTTCTTCCTGGAAATCTAGAAGATTCCGATGTAGCAAGAGCTAGAAAATTCAATATTGAATGGGATAATCCAGACAAATTGACATTTATTCTTGGTCACCATCTAATTATTCTTGGTTTCGCAGTTATCGCTTTTGTTGAATGGGCAAGGGTTCATGGAATTTATGATCCAGCTATCGGTTCTGTAAGACAGGTTGAGTATGAATTAAATTTGGCCAAAATTTGGAATCACCAAACAGACTTTTTGACTATTGATAGTCTTGAAGAAGTAATGGGAGGTCATGCTTTTCTTGCTTTCGTTGAGATCACTGGTGGTGCTTGGCATATTGCTACTAAGCAAGTTGGTGAATATACCAAATTCAAAGGTAAAGGACTTCTTTCTGCAGAAGCTGTTCTTTCATGGTCACTAGCTGGTATAGGCTGGATGGCTATTATTGCAGCCTTCTGGAGTGCAGCTAACACTACAGTTTATCCAACTGAATTCTTTGGTGAACCACTTCAATTGAAGTTTAGTATTTCTCCTTATTGGGTAGATACTGTTGATCTTCCTGATGGTGAATACACTTCAAGGGCATGGTTAGCTAATGTTCATTATTATTTTGGATTCTTCTTTATTCAAGGTCATCTATGGCACGCTTTAAGAGCACTAGGCTTTGATTTCAAGAGAGTTACAAATGCTATCAGTAATATTGATAGCGCAACAGTTACTCTTAAAGATTAA
- a CDS encoding sodium/glutamate symporter, with protein MFLKSLNIFSIHNKEIFSNSLLISFLGLLIIFFLLIFGRKLKLAVQLERFGLPIAVISGILGISIGPFGAIHFLPKETINVWSDFPTPLLSLVFATLMMGRPIPNINGLVKPIFNQFLLALSLGFGQFFVGGLVVKYFLSPSMDANPLMGCLIEVGFEGGHGAATIIGESFNKLGFPNGLDLGLAMATMGLLASSILGSIFIFLGRTLGLSDTEEILEQKDNTKEKNKSGLFADLRILIINLGFSGLAISFGVLLLEFLKYISSSFGDFSKEIIFSLPVFPFILIGSLLIRYILEKTKNTEFISNILQREIGILSTDLLIFTAMASLDIAVVFDNWKLILVFTIFGLFWNLICIAYFAYFIFDDYWFEKSLIEFGNSTGVVASGLLLLRLADPKNISKTLPIFTSKQLFAQLILSGGLFTVLAPLMISKIGLDFWTEICALITFAILFIALIFNKVEMKNFQ; from the coding sequence ATGTTTTTGAAATCATTGAATATTTTTTCGATACATAATAAAGAAATTTTTTCAAATTCTCTATTAATAAGTTTTTTGGGATTGTTAATTATATTTTTTTTGTTAATTTTTGGGAGAAAATTAAAACTAGCTGTTCAACTTGAGAGATTTGGATTGCCAATAGCAGTTATATCAGGAATTTTAGGTATATCTATAGGTCCATTTGGAGCGATACACTTTTTGCCAAAAGAAACAATCAATGTTTGGAGTGATTTTCCTACTCCTCTTTTATCATTGGTTTTCGCAACTTTAATGATGGGAAGACCTATTCCAAATATAAATGGTTTAGTTAAACCAATTTTTAATCAATTTCTATTGGCTCTTTCCCTAGGTTTTGGACAATTTTTCGTTGGTGGTTTAGTTGTTAAATATTTTTTGTCTCCATCTATGGATGCAAATCCTCTAATGGGATGTTTAATAGAGGTTGGCTTTGAGGGTGGTCATGGAGCTGCAACAATAATTGGCGAAAGCTTTAATAAACTAGGTTTCCCAAATGGTTTAGATCTTGGTTTGGCTATGGCAACAATGGGTCTTTTAGCCTCTTCAATATTGGGCAGCATTTTTATTTTTCTTGGGAGAACTTTAGGACTTTCAGATACTGAGGAAATTCTTGAACAAAAAGATAACACAAAGGAAAAAAATAAGTCAGGACTTTTTGCAGATTTAAGAATTCTTATAATTAATCTTGGATTCTCGGGGTTGGCAATTTCTTTTGGTGTTTTGTTACTTGAATTTTTAAAGTATATTTCAAGTTCTTTTGGTGATTTTTCGAAGGAAATTATTTTTTCACTACCAGTATTCCCTTTTATCCTTATAGGTTCGCTCCTTATTAGATATATTTTAGAGAAAACCAAAAATACAGAATTTATTTCAAATATTCTGCAAAGGGAGATTGGTATTCTATCCACAGACTTATTGATTTTTACAGCTATGGCGAGTTTAGATATTGCAGTTGTTTTTGATAACTGGAAACTCATTTTAGTGTTTACTATTTTCGGTTTATTTTGGAATTTAATCTGTATTGCTTATTTTGCATACTTTATTTTTGATGATTATTGGTTTGAAAAAAGTTTGATAGAGTTTGGAAATTCTACAGGTGTAGTAGCTTCTGGCTTACTTCTTTTAAGGCTTGCAGATCCTAAAAATATTTCTAAGACTTTACCAATTTTTACGTCAAAACAGCTATTCGCTCAGTTAATCCTTTCTGGAGGACTATTCACAGTTCTTGCACCATTAATGATTTCTAAAATTGGTTTAGATTTTTGGACAGAAATTTGTGCCCTAATTACATTCGCAATTCTTTTTATTGCATTGATTTTTAATAAAGTAGAGATGAAAAATTTTCAATAA
- a CDS encoding glutathione S-transferase — MKNDILYSFRRCPYAIRARWALLICEIKVEIREIDLKNKPLDFLNNSKTKTVPILIKKNSEVIEESLEIIMWALSESKKENIKLIYLPENKKDNIFEIINENDNEFKYHLDRFKYATRYENSDEEFHFTNAIKFIKRWNELLVENKYFFGDSPTIADWSIWPFVRQFRIACESQKRTNYFESSIKNWLDSFEKNRDFKSLMYKYELWEPNSRKNYFPYN; from the coding sequence ATGAAAAACGATATTTTATATTCATTTCGAAGATGTCCATATGCTATTCGTGCAAGATGGGCCCTATTAATTTGTGAAATAAAAGTAGAGATAAGAGAAATTGATTTAAAAAATAAACCTCTAGATTTTTTAAATAATTCAAAGACGAAAACGGTTCCAATACTCATAAAAAAAAATAGTGAAGTTATTGAAGAAAGTCTTGAAATCATCATGTGGGCTCTTTCAGAGTCAAAAAAGGAAAATATCAAATTAATTTATTTACCTGAGAACAAAAAAGACAATATTTTTGAAATAATTAATGAAAACGATAACGAATTCAAATATCATTTAGATCGATTTAAATATGCCACAAGATATGAGAATAGTGATGAAGAATTTCATTTCACAAATGCGATTAAATTTATAAAAAGATGGAACGAACTTCTTGTAGAAAACAAATACTTTTTTGGAGATAGCCCCACAATCGCTGATTGGTCTATTTGGCCTTTTGTAAGACAATTTAGAATCGCTTGTGAAAGTCAAAAAAGAACAAATTATTTTGAATCTTCAATAAAAAACTGGTTAGATTCGTTTGAGAAAAATAGAGACTTTAAATCCTTAATGTATAAATACGAATTATGGGAACCAAATTCTCGAAAGAATTATTTCCCATATAATTAA
- a CDS encoding GIY-YIG nuclease family protein has protein sequence MSGYVYLIRVGDLYRIGKTDNLEKKIKKLKPDELLTSIMTKEPGTLEARLLRKYKSQRIPETGYLKLSKRQIRECKKQFELKGSLPHTLDAEVSITLFASFLLFSLSSIIFNYLNFGFVKSVSYSFGMASLPMVILFITGSFGGYFSEDLSLFSLLTNRIKGLFIAIAMLSMAYLIFNLG, from the coding sequence ATGTCGGGATATGTTTACCTTATTAGAGTGGGAGACCTTTATAGGATTGGGAAAACGGATAATCTTGAAAAGAAAATTAAGAAATTAAAGCCAGATGAATTATTAACATCAATCATGACAAAGGAACCGGGAACTCTTGAAGCAAGATTACTAAGAAAATATAAGTCGCAAAGAATTCCTGAAACTGGTTATTTAAAGCTTTCTAAAAGACAAATTAGAGAATGTAAAAAGCAATTTGAATTAAAGGGAAGCTTACCTCACACTTTAGATGCTGAAGTTTCCATTACTCTATTTGCATCTTTTTTATTGTTTTCATTAAGTTCCATTATTTTTAATTATTTAAATTTTGGATTTGTAAAATCTGTATCTTATTCTTTCGGAATGGCATCTTTGCCAATGGTTATATTATTTATTACAGGTAGTTTTGGAGGATACTTTTCTGAAGATTTATCTCTTTTTTCATTGTTAACTAATCGAATTAAAGGTTTATTTATTGCAATTGCAATGCTTTCAATGGCTTACTTAATTTTCAACTTAGGTTAA
- a CDS encoding SDR family NAD(P)-dependent oxidoreductase encodes MRTILISGASSGIGLNIAHKELKEGNRISIGIRDLESLKGSAIDPNKWPEGRIIINHYDALKKITAENWIKNTVNMFGGFDSIVNCSGVLSKVPFLYKDGDEEDILNTLNINFLAIWNLCRLSWDHLCTSGRGRIIVLVSMSGKRSKGDLAAYSSSKFALMGLCQTMKNKGWDKNIRVSAICPSWVNTKMAQNISSLDKSSMTQPEDIAEICSTILKLPTQSVPFEIALNCNYEI; translated from the coding sequence ATGAGAACAATACTAATAAGTGGAGCTAGTAGTGGTATTGGACTAAATATTGCACATAAAGAATTAAAGGAAGGCAATAGAATTAGCATTGGCATAAGAGATTTAGAATCATTAAAAGGAAGTGCTATTGATCCAAATAAATGGCCAGAAGGGAGAATTATAATCAATCACTATGATGCATTAAAAAAAATTACAGCCGAAAATTGGATAAAAAACACCGTAAATATGTTTGGAGGATTTGATTCAATAGTAAATTGTTCTGGAGTATTATCAAAAGTTCCTTTCTTATACAAAGATGGTGATGAAGAAGATATTTTAAATACATTAAATATCAATTTTTTGGCAATTTGGAATTTATGTAGGCTTTCTTGGGATCATTTATGTACCTCAGGCAGAGGAAGAATTATTGTTTTAGTTTCAATGAGTGGGAAAAGATCTAAAGGCGATTTAGCCGCTTATTCTTCTTCAAAGTTTGCTTTGATGGGATTATGCCAAACGATGAAAAATAAAGGTTGGGATAAAAATATAAGGGTTTCAGCAATTTGTCCAAGCTGGGTTAATACAAAAATGGCCCAAAATATCTCTTCACTAGATAAATCAAGCATGACACAACCTGAAGATATTGCTGAAATCTGCTCAACTATTCTGAAGTTACCTACCCAATCAGTTCCATTTGAAATTGCCTTAAATTGTAATTATGAAATTTAA
- the crtL gene encoding lycopene beta cyclase has translation MSEENLPDVLVLGAGPAGMAIASALGKEKLDVEVLSPNGPDEPWPNTYGIWGEEVDQLGLQDLLEYRWKNTVSFFGHGALEEQDDENKATEHSLDYGLFDKKKLHNYWFNECDKALIKWHQGYANKIHFEKYKSTVTTKDGNTYSARLVVDATGYDPVFLKLKSCGPLAVQTCYGIVGNFSKPPLKKGQFVLMDYRNDHLNDEQKKEPPTFLYAMDMGDGKYFLEETSLGLVNPLTMENLKERLEKRLSYRNISITSMQHEELGLFLPMNMPIPDFKQQILGYGGAASMVHPASGYLIGNVLRRAPLVAKAVSEAIKNKNLSTYHIARKGWETLWSKELIRKKSLYQFGLEKLMRFDEKLLREFFGSFFQLPKNQWYGFLTDTLSLKEIVYAMCVMFIKAPWSVKKGLMVMHGKEFKMLLRIIFPNI, from the coding sequence ATGTCAGAAGAAAACTTGCCAGATGTTCTTGTTTTGGGTGCGGGGCCTGCAGGTATGGCAATTGCCTCAGCTTTAGGGAAAGAAAAATTAGATGTTGAAGTGCTTTCTCCAAATGGACCAGATGAACCTTGGCCAAACACATATGGCATTTGGGGGGAAGAAGTTGATCAACTCGGGCTTCAGGATTTACTTGAATATAGATGGAAGAATACTGTAAGTTTTTTTGGGCATGGCGCATTAGAAGAGCAGGACGACGAGAATAAAGCCACGGAACATTCACTAGATTATGGACTATTTGATAAAAAGAAACTTCACAATTATTGGTTTAATGAATGTGATAAGGCTCTTATTAAATGGCATCAAGGCTATGCAAACAAAATACACTTTGAAAAATACAAAAGTACAGTAACTACAAAAGATGGCAATACTTACTCTGCAAGATTAGTAGTAGATGCAACAGGATATGATCCTGTTTTTCTTAAATTAAAATCCTGTGGACCCTTAGCAGTCCAAACTTGTTATGGGATAGTAGGTAATTTTAGTAAACCTCCACTTAAGAAAGGGCAGTTTGTATTAATGGACTATAGAAATGACCATCTTAACGATGAGCAAAAAAAAGAACCGCCCACTTTTCTTTATGCCATGGATATGGGTGATGGGAAATATTTTCTTGAAGAGACATCTCTTGGTTTAGTAAATCCTCTAACAATGGAAAATTTAAAAGAGAGACTAGAGAAGAGGCTTTCTTATCGAAATATATCAATCACAAGCATGCAACATGAAGAGCTAGGCTTGTTTCTCCCTATGAATATGCCAATCCCAGATTTCAAACAACAAATACTTGGATATGGTGGTGCTGCTTCAATGGTACATCCTGCATCTGGATATTTAATTGGTAATGTTTTAAGAAGAGCTCCTCTTGTAGCTAAGGCAGTCTCAGAAGCAATAAAAAACAAAAATCTAAGTACTTATCATATTGCTAGAAAAGGTTGGGAAACTTTATGGTCAAAAGAATTAATTAGGAAGAAATCACTTTACCAATTTGGATTAGAAAAACTCATGAGGTTTGACGAGAAACTATTAAGAGAATTTTTTGGCAGTTTTTTCCAACTACCTAAAAACCAATGGTATGGTTTTCTAACTGATACTCTTTCCTTAAAAGAGATTGTATATGCGATGTGCGTAATGTTTATAAAGGCTCCATGGAGTGTAAAGAAAGGTCTTATGGTTATGCATGGTAAAGAATTTAAAATGTTACTTAGGATAATATTTCCAAATATATAG
- a CDS encoding SDR family NAD(P)-dependent oxidoreductase, with protein MIKNKNILITGGNSGIGLFAIINLLKKKNNLYVVIKSELGKNEFLKTIEKYFDKNYLSKYLNIIENCDLSNLENIIKIKDYFISKKIFLDVFVLNAGLQYTGSFYPKVSKQGIELTFAVNHLAHFYLVKILKDLVKDNEESRIIITSSDVHDPKSPGGNIGKKAGLNNLVDFRKKVTGQFLNFNADESYKNSKLCNILFAKELAKKLKISSSKISVIAWAPGLVIPNDDSGFFRYSKRFNLFGYLIFSKVAKNILGISESLENAGKILSQIVLDSNLNNVGFIYLSNKLIGRKKHKLVESNVSDEANSDELASKLWILSEDICRSFGFVTLNI; from the coding sequence ATGATTAAAAATAAAAATATTTTAATTACTGGAGGTAATTCAGGTATAGGTCTTTTTGCTATTATTAATTTACTAAAGAAGAAAAATAATTTATACGTTGTAATAAAATCTGAATTAGGAAAGAATGAATTTCTCAAAACAATTGAGAAATATTTTGATAAAAATTACCTAAGTAAATATTTAAATATTATAGAAAATTGTGATCTTTCAAATCTAGAGAATATTATAAAAATTAAGGATTACTTTATTAGTAAAAAGATTTTTTTAGATGTTTTTGTATTAAATGCAGGATTGCAATATACGGGTTCTTTTTACCCAAAAGTATCAAAACAAGGCATAGAACTAACTTTTGCAGTTAATCATCTTGCACATTTTTACTTAGTGAAAATCTTAAAAGATTTAGTTAAAGATAATGAAGAATCTAGAATCATTATCACATCATCAGATGTACACGATCCCAAAAGCCCAGGTGGAAATATAGGAAAAAAAGCAGGGCTTAATAATCTAGTTGATTTTAGAAAAAAAGTTACGGGTCAATTTTTAAATTTTAATGCTGATGAATCTTATAAAAATAGTAAGTTATGTAATATTTTGTTTGCTAAAGAACTTGCAAAAAAATTAAAAATATCCTCTAGTAAAATTTCTGTAATTGCTTGGGCTCCTGGTCTCGTAATACCAAATGATGATTCAGGTTTTTTTAGATATAGTAAACGTTTTAATCTCTTTGGATATTTAATTTTTTCTAAAGTCGCAAAAAATATTTTAGGAATTTCTGAAAGTTTAGAAAATGCTGGAAAGATTCTTTCTCAGATTGTTCTTGATTCTAATTTAAATAATGTTGGTTTCATATATTTAAGTAATAAACTTATAGGTAGAAAAAAACATAAATTAGTTGAAAGTAATGTTAGTGATGAAGCTAATAGTGATGAGTTGGCTTCAAAACTTTGGATTTTAAGTGAAGATATTTGCCGATCATTTGGATTTGTTACTCTCAATATTTAA